The Rhodococcus rhodochrous DNA window GCGGGGACGCTCCGACGAGGCGCAGCAGGTGTGCGAGAAGTTCGGTTTCCCGCTGCCGTCCGCAGCACCTGTCGCCTCCACCGAGAAGATCGGTTTCGCGGCACTCGCGACCCGCAAGTACGCCCTCGGTACGGGACTGCTCGGCATGATGAGCTTCGCCGGTCTGCTGCTCACCTACGGCCTCAACACCTGGCTGCCGAAGATCATGGCCGACGCCGGCTACAACGCCAACGGCTCGCTCGCCTTCCTGCTCGTCCTCAACGGCGGCGCCATCATCGGCGGCCTGCTCGCGTCGAAGGTCGCCGACGGCCGCGGACCGCAGTCCGTCATCGTCACCACCTTCTTCCTCGCGGCCGTCGCCCTGGTGCTGCTGACCCTCGGTTTCCCGCTGCCGGTGCTGCTCACCGCCGTCGCGATCGCCGGTACCGGCACGATCGGCACCCAGGTGCTCATCTACGGGTTCGTGTCCAACTACTACGACACCCCGGCTCGCGCCGCAGGTGTCGCATGGTGCGCCGGCTTCGGTCGCCTGGGCGGCATCGTCGGCCCGGTCATCGGCGGTCTGCTCATCGGTGCAGGCTTCGCGAACAACGTGAACTTCTACATCTTCGCAGGTATCGCACTCGCCGGCGGTCTGGTCACCTGGTTCGTGCCCCGTCCGGCCGGCACCGTCTCGCCGGTCCGCAGTTCCGACCGCCCCGCGCCGACTACCGTGGATGTGTGACGGACAACAGTGTGCTGATCGGCCGGAACTCCGAGTTGATGCAACTCGAACGCCTCCTCGACGAAGCCCGCGCGGGTGTTCCCTCGCTGGTCCTCGTCGAGGGGGCATCCGGCGTCGGAAAATCCTCCCTCGTCTCGTATTTCGTCGCTCGCCACGA harbors:
- a CDS encoding MFS transporter, producing the protein MTHATQTWASPQHRRSVVWIVALATLAIIFDGYDLVVYGTVLPTLMADPTQLGEISAQQGGALGSYALIGVMVGALLTGAFGDRVGRRKMMLINIVWFSVGMGAAAFSTSITMFGALRFFTGIGVGGLVATAGAVVAEFAPPGKRNLFNAIVYSGVPAGGVMASLLAILLRDAIGWRGLFLIGALPLVILLPLALMKLPESPAWLQSRGRSDEAQQVCEKFGFPLPSAAPVASTEKIGFAALATRKYALGTGLLGMMSFAGLLLTYGLNTWLPKIMADAGYNANGSLAFLLVLNGGAIIGGLLASKVADGRGPQSVIVTTFFLAAVALVLLTLGFPLPVLLTAVAIAGTGTIGTQVLIYGFVSNYYDTPARAAGVAWCAGFGRLGGIVGPVIGGLLIGAGFANNVNFYIFAGIALAGGLVTWFVPRPAGTVSPVRSSDRPAPTTVDV